One window of the Paenibacillus beijingensis genome contains the following:
- the cysK gene encoding cysteine synthase A: MARIVNNVTDLIGDTPLVRLNRLVPEDSAEIYLKLEYQNPGASVKDRIAISMIEVAEQEGLIKPGETTIVEPTSGNTGIGLAMVAAAKGYRAVLVMPETMSLERRNLLRAYGAELVLTPGAEGMNGAVKKAEELASENANYFMPQQFKNPANAKVHRETTGPEIVEAINSLDGKLDAFVAGIGTGGTITGAGEVLKANFPGIKVYAVEPAASPLLSGGKPGGHKIQGIGANFIPEVLNREVYDGVITVENEEAFDYARRAAREEGILCGISSGAAIFAALKVAKELGKGKRVIAVVPSNGERYLSTPLFNFEN, from the coding sequence GTGGCTCGTATTGTTAATAATGTAACAGACCTCATTGGAGATACACCGCTTGTCCGTCTGAACCGTCTTGTGCCGGAAGACAGCGCGGAAATTTATTTGAAGCTGGAGTACCAAAATCCGGGTGCCAGCGTAAAGGACCGGATTGCAATCAGCATGATCGAGGTTGCCGAGCAGGAAGGCCTCATTAAACCGGGAGAGACGACGATTGTTGAGCCGACGAGCGGAAATACCGGAATCGGTCTGGCCATGGTAGCGGCTGCAAAAGGCTACAGAGCGGTTCTCGTTATGCCGGAGACGATGAGTCTCGAGCGCCGCAACCTGCTTCGCGCTTACGGTGCCGAGCTGGTGCTGACGCCGGGAGCGGAAGGCATGAACGGCGCGGTAAAAAAAGCGGAAGAGCTTGCATCGGAGAACGCCAACTACTTTATGCCGCAGCAGTTCAAAAACCCGGCCAACGCGAAAGTGCACCGCGAAACGACGGGACCGGAAATTGTGGAAGCGATCAATTCGCTCGACGGCAAGCTGGACGCATTCGTTGCCGGTATCGGTACGGGCGGCACGATTACAGGAGCAGGTGAAGTGCTTAAAGCGAACTTCCCCGGCATTAAAGTGTATGCGGTTGAGCCTGCGGCTTCCCCGCTGCTTTCCGGCGGCAAGCCGGGCGGCCACAAAATTCAAGGCATCGGCGCCAACTTCATTCCCGAAGTGCTGAATCGTGAAGTTTACGACGGCGTCATTACGGTCGAAAATGAAGAGGCGTTCGATTATGCGCGCCGCGCCGCCCGCGAAGAAGGCATTCTGTGCGGCATTTCTTCCGGCGCCGCCATCTTCGCCGCGCTGAAAGTGGCGAAAGAGCTTGGCAAAGGCAAGCGCGTCATTGCGGTTGTGCCGAGCAACGGCGAACGCTACCTCAGCACGCCGCTGTTCAACTTCGAAAATTAA
- a CDS encoding anthranilate synthase component I family protein, with protein MPVAVTAFADWERWTRQGMYTTLPLLHKLPLPAGTAAPASWEEAWKSASAYAFVLESGKDGRYTYLGLRPASVVQGKGLDAESVDTATGETRRLHGKPLEIVRNWMSASRAPRVADGPKWTGGCAGFWSYDVIRTIERLPELAEDDLGIPDYLFMHMDEVWIVDREEQALYCAVHTAIAPEDAASGKLKIKYDAACARAERMEREWLRFTDAYGEPADEAGHPVDRNPAALRREFLERQPPSSAFELPDGIYGPFAREDYMRAVERIREYIAQGDVFQVNLSLRQSRSAAASPEELYEWLRLVNPSPYMGFLRSPDFQLVSGSPELLVELQGGKLATRPIAGTRRRGRTPEEDRLMEEELRTSEKERAEHIMLVDLERNDLGRIAAFGSVRVEELMVVERYSHVMHLVSQVEGRLAEGKDAYDVIAATFPGGTITGAPKIRTMEIIEELEPVRRGPYTGSMGWIDYNGDMEFNIVIRTMVVKDNAVHIQAGAGIVIDSVPEREYDESLNKAKALWKAIQYSEQFAAETAEAARSRSAADDEHERL; from the coding sequence ATGCCGGTAGCAGTGACGGCTTTTGCAGATTGGGAACGATGGACGAGGCAGGGGATGTATACGACGCTGCCGCTGCTGCACAAGCTTCCGCTTCCCGCAGGGACGGCGGCGCCGGCCAGCTGGGAAGAGGCTTGGAAATCGGCTTCGGCATATGCGTTCGTGCTGGAGAGCGGCAAGGACGGACGTTACACTTACTTGGGGCTGCGTCCGGCATCGGTTGTACAGGGCAAAGGGCTCGACGCTGAAAGCGTGGATACAGCGACGGGCGAAACGAGGCGGCTGCACGGCAAACCGCTGGAAATCGTGCGGAACTGGATGAGCGCAAGCCGCGCGCCGCGGGTTGCGGACGGTCCGAAATGGACCGGCGGCTGCGCCGGCTTCTGGAGCTATGACGTCATCCGCACGATCGAGCGGCTGCCGGAGCTCGCTGAGGACGATCTTGGCATTCCCGACTATTTGTTCATGCACATGGACGAGGTGTGGATCGTGGACCGGGAGGAACAAGCGCTTTACTGCGCCGTTCATACGGCGATCGCGCCCGAAGACGCAGCAAGCGGGAAGCTGAAAATAAAGTACGATGCGGCCTGCGCAAGGGCAGAGCGGATGGAACGGGAATGGCTTCGGTTCACAGATGCGTATGGAGAACCGGCGGATGAAGCTGGGCATCCGGTAGACCGGAATCCGGCTGCGCTGCGGCGAGAATTTTTGGAGCGGCAACCCCCATCATCCGCGTTTGAGCTCCCGGACGGCATATACGGACCTTTTGCCAGGGAAGACTATATGCGTGCCGTCGAGCGGATTCGCGAATATATCGCGCAGGGGGATGTGTTTCAAGTAAACCTTTCTCTGCGTCAGAGCCGAAGCGCCGCCGCTTCGCCGGAAGAGCTGTACGAATGGCTGCGGCTCGTAAACCCTTCTCCTTATATGGGATTTTTGCGCAGTCCCGATTTTCAGCTCGTTTCCGGCTCGCCGGAGCTGCTCGTCGAGCTGCAGGGCGGCAAGCTGGCAACCCGCCCGATTGCGGGTACGCGCCGCCGCGGCCGTACGCCGGAAGAAGACCGCCTCATGGAAGAAGAGCTTCGAACGAGCGAGAAGGAGAGGGCCGAGCATATTATGCTCGTCGACTTGGAGCGCAACGATCTTGGCCGCATCGCCGCATTCGGATCTGTGCGGGTGGAAGAGCTGATGGTGGTGGAGCGCTACTCCCATGTGATGCATTTGGTATCGCAGGTGGAAGGCAGGCTGGCCGAAGGGAAGGACGCTTACGACGTGATTGCGGCTACTTTCCCGGGGGGAACCATTACCGGCGCGCCGAAAATCCGCACGATGGAAATTATCGAAGAGCTGGAGCCGGTAAGGCGCGGACCCTACACCGGTTCGATGGGGTGGATTGACTATAACGGGGATATGGAATTTAATATTGTTATACGAACGATGGTCGTAAAGGATAACGCCGTTCACATTCAGGCAGGGGCGGGAATCGTGATCGACTCCGTACCCGAACGCGAATATGATGAATCGCTCAACAAGGCGAAGGCGCTCTGGAAAGCGATTCAATACAGCGAGCAGTTCGCGGCCGAGACGGCGGAAGCTGCGCGTTCGCGTTCCGCAGCTGATGATGAACATGAACGCTTGTAG